One region of Bacillota bacterium genomic DNA includes:
- the rnc gene encoding ribonuclease III, with protein sequence MPLTPTAVDTTDYASPDENLRRLQEKLGLRMKRPPLLLKALTHSSFANERRDSRIEDNERLEFLGDAVLQISVSDYLYRRFSDLPEGDLTRIRAVVVCEASLAEKAREVNLGEHMYLGRGEEASGGRTRRSLLADAFEAVVGAVYLDRGLTASKDLVLRLLGPALEAAGTGGQPSDYKTALQEKMQREANGLSYQLLTEAGPDHAKVFTVGVCLAGRVLARGKGTSKKEAEQVAARKALEKVERKAGGRGRKKPGPTGAKPGMKPEVAGEERAKGWPPVRVDNPSEESGLPAGAIVAAATVPRG encoded by the coding sequence TTGCCGCTTACGCCTACGGCCGTGGATACCACCGATTACGCCTCTCCTGACGAGAACCTCCGCCGACTTCAAGAGAAGCTCGGCCTCCGCATGAAGCGGCCGCCGCTATTGCTCAAGGCGCTGACCCACTCGTCCTTCGCCAACGAACGACGGGACAGCCGGATCGAGGACAATGAACGCCTCGAGTTTCTGGGCGATGCCGTCCTCCAGATCAGCGTCAGCGACTATCTCTACCGCCGCTTCAGCGACCTGCCTGAAGGCGACCTGACGCGGATCCGAGCGGTCGTCGTCTGCGAGGCCTCTTTGGCCGAGAAGGCCCGCGAGGTCAACCTGGGCGAGCATATGTACCTGGGGCGGGGAGAGGAGGCTTCGGGCGGCCGGACGCGACGGTCGCTCCTCGCCGACGCCTTCGAGGCCGTGGTCGGGGCGGTCTACCTCGACCGAGGCCTGACCGCCTCGAAGGACCTCGTCCTGCGATTGTTGGGGCCGGCCCTGGAGGCTGCCGGGACCGGGGGGCAGCCGTCGGATTACAAGACGGCCCTCCAAGAGAAGATGCAGAGAGAGGCCAACGGTCTCAGCTACCAATTGCTCACCGAGGCCGGGCCGGACCACGCCAAGGTCTTCACGGTCGGGGTCTGCCTGGCTGGCCGGGTCCTGGCTCGGGGTAAGGGGACCAGCAAGAAAGAGGCCGAGCAGGTCGCCGCCCGCAAGGCCCTGGAGAAGGTTGAGCGCAAAGCCGGCGGGCGCGGGCGTAAGAAGCCGGGGCCGACCGGCGCCAAGCCCGGGATGAAGCCGGAGGTCGCGGGAGAAGAGAGGGCCAAGGGGTGGCCACCGGTCCGGGTGGATAACCCGTCCGAAGAAAGCGGATTGCCGGCCGGGGCGATCGTCGCCGCCGCCACCGTGCCCCGGGGTTAG
- the fabF gene encoding beta-ketoacyl-ACP synthase II: MDKKRVMVTGMGAITPLGIGLDAFWDGLRNGRSGIARITHFDPTGFDCRIAGEVKGFEAADFIDRKEARRMDRFTHFAVATSRMAVADAGLAPEAYEAEATGVILGSGIGGMETLGDQFAVLAQKGPGRMSPFFVPMMIGNIAAGHISIALQAKGPCLTIQTACASGANAIGEAMRYLQRGEAEVMIAGGTEAAVLPLAVGGFSAMKALSTRNDEPERASRPFDADRDGFVIGEGAGMIVLETLDHALSRGARIRAEVVGYGLTADAYHMVEPAPEGDGGRRSMALALRDSGLQIDEVDYLNAHGTSTPKGDVGETRAIKRVFGDHPRRLAVSSTKSMTGHLLGAAGAVEFIACVLAIQEGLIPPTVNLERPDPECDLDYVPNQARPADVRVAMSNSFGFGGQNATLIVKKYSQDEHISAESTKG, encoded by the coding sequence ATGGACAAGAAGAGGGTCATGGTGACCGGAATGGGGGCGATCACCCCCTTGGGCATCGGCCTTGACGCTTTCTGGGACGGTCTGCGGAACGGCCGCTCCGGGATTGCCCGGATCACCCATTTCGACCCGACCGGATTTGATTGCCGGATTGCCGGGGAGGTCAAGGGCTTCGAGGCCGCCGATTTCATCGACCGCAAGGAAGCCCGCCGGATGGACCGTTTCACCCATTTCGCGGTGGCCACTTCGCGGATGGCCGTCGCCGACGCAGGACTCGCGCCCGAGGCCTATGAAGCCGAAGCCACCGGGGTCATCCTCGGGAGCGGCATCGGCGGCATGGAGACCCTCGGCGACCAGTTCGCCGTCCTGGCCCAAAAAGGCCCCGGTCGGATGAGCCCCTTCTTCGTGCCGATGATGATCGGGAACATCGCCGCCGGCCACATTTCCATCGCTTTGCAGGCCAAGGGGCCGTGCCTGACGATTCAGACCGCCTGCGCTTCCGGGGCCAACGCCATCGGCGAGGCCATGCGCTATCTGCAGCGTGGAGAGGCCGAGGTGATGATCGCCGGCGGGACCGAGGCGGCCGTGCTGCCTCTCGCCGTCGGGGGTTTTTCGGCCATGAAGGCCCTGTCGACTCGAAACGACGAGCCCGAGCGGGCTTCAAGGCCATTCGACGCCGATCGCGACGGGTTCGTCATCGGCGAGGGGGCGGGGATGATCGTTCTCGAGACCCTTGATCACGCCCTCTCAAGAGGCGCGCGGATCCGGGCGGAAGTTGTCGGGTACGGCCTGACCGCCGACGCCTATCACATGGTCGAGCCGGCCCCGGAGGGGGACGGCGGCCGGCGCTCAATGGCCCTGGCCTTGCGGGACAGTGGTCTTCAAATCGATGAGGTCGATTACCTGAACGCTCATGGGACGTCGACCCCCAAGGGCGACGTCGGGGAGACCCGGGCGATCAAACGGGTCTTCGGTGACCACCCCAGACGGCTGGCCGTGAGTTCAACCAAGTCGATGACCGGCCACCTCCTCGGAGCGGCCGGAGCGGTCGAGTTCATCGCCTGTGTCCTGGCCATCCAGGAGGGCCTCATCCCGCCGACGGTCAACCTCGAGAGGCCGGACCCTGAATGCGACCTCGACTACGTCCCGAACCAAGCCAGACCGGCCGATGTCCGCGTGGCGATGAGCAACTCCTTCGGATTCGGCGGCCAGAACGCCACGCTGATCGTCAAGAAATACTCCCAAGACGAACATATTAGCGCCGAGAGCACTAAGGGGTGA